One Hermetia illucens chromosome 4, iHerIll2.2.curated.20191125, whole genome shotgun sequence DNA segment encodes these proteins:
- the LOC119655739 gene encoding general transcription factor 3C polypeptide 3 encodes MDEDVEIEELDESQVPESELTQFQETKPLRYDSLNVDTQLNEEEEEILLKKFVNGEVEFPDYYTRQVPDDEEDYINEENNPSTSTAAFQVEFLSTARESLKGNFQGTSTNRTKRKSTLTSVLQSLMGQANLCFARGQCDIAEKLCLEIIRQNPLAAEPYLTLAQIYETKDPTKSLQFQTVAAHLWPTDREQWIRLAEIHTERKNYDQARNCYSYALKYCPKDWDIRLRKAHLLSMMGEEKLSILCYYKALEVFPEDKGDLCLEIARKVSKHFHEIKRHNNAMIAMRHAYNLAPTLFSIEDLNLFLELLLMNEEYQFALKVLTQSTQVDIAMEKDNDDIMIVACAIPDDILPEFRVKLAIVLIHLKAYHLFEDILNNILTFIPPETGIDLYVDVTEELIKEQRYAEVITFLRPLVESTTFNPPPYVWLCYADSHRALGKIQEATKAYYTVVQSAPNCFDARLTLSALLKKEGKYQEALKVLEQDAECDPIDPRLLYERCLMLKGVGDLEQYLDVGYLMLLRNSIKFRSRDELHSAALSGNRCRKEFIRNILSSRKEIDGVDTEGPEYIESDGNLTMEDEYELFKDLMHTAYELKKFGTMEKFAFTALISPNFRKKHSEMETTILYSSIFNDDPQIAFEYLRSQIIKNLNNNAYWNLYSLILQKGDDVRYRRFSRRLQMREADQPLLRIFAANYYLFTGSYKYALNEYMSVMRKISDPLIFLAISVILNQLSGQKNISKRPTAQMHATTFMKTYGRERMSPHTRQEIYYNMGRLYHSVGLLHVAVDYYEKGLAVEESDMIKEHREKLSLTREIAFNLHLIYKAAGNFVMARKVIKDHIVI; translated from the exons ATGGATGAGGACGTTGAAATTGAGGAGCTCGATGAGTCCCAAGTTCCGGAAAGTGAACTCACACAATTCCAAGAGACTAAACCACTTCGATATGATAGTCTTAATGTTGACACACAACTGaatgaagaggaagaagaaattttattgaaaaaatttgtaaatgGGGAAGTCGAATTTCCCGATTATTATACACGGCAGGTACCGGATGATGAGGAGGATTACATAAATGAAGAAAACAATCCATCCACTAGTACGGCTGCTTTTCAAGTAGAATTTTTGTCAACTGCTCGTGAATCCTTGAAAGGCAATTTCCAAGGAACATCAACCAATCGGACAAAACGCAAAAGCACATTGACGTCTGTCCTACAGAGCCTAATGGGTCAGGCAAACTTATGTTTTGCCCGTGGACAATGTGACATTGCTGAGAAACTTTGCTTAGAAATAATTCGTCAAAATCCTCTTGCGGCTGAGCCTTATTTGACACTCGCTCAAATTTACGAGACAAAAGATCCAACCAAATCACTTCAGTTCCAGACGGTGGCAGCACATCTTTGGCCAACTGACCGTGAGCAGTGGATTCGTTTAGCTGAAATTCATACAGAACGAAAAAATTATGATCAAGCAAGAAACTGCTACTCCTATG CATTAAAATATTGTCCAAAAGACTGGGACATACGTTTACGCAAAGCTCATCTGCTGTCTATGATGGGGGAAGAAAAATTGTCGATACTGTGCTACTATAAAGCTCTAGAAGTATTTCCGGAAGATAAGGGAGATCTTTGCCTGGAAATAGCAAGGAAGGTTTCGAAACACTTCCATGAAATAAAACGTCACAATAATGCCATGATTGCAATGAGGCACGCCTACAACTTAGCACCAACCTTGTTCAGTATCGAAGATTTGAACCTTTTCCTAGAACTTCTTTTGATGAATGAGGAATATCAATTTGCATTGAAAGTTTTAACTCAGAGTACTCAGGTGGATATTGCTATGGAGAAAGACAACGATGATATTATGATCGTAGCATGTGCAATTCCTGATGATATATTACCTGAATTCCGAGTAAAGTTAGCTATTGTTCTGATACATTTGAAGGCTTACCATCTTTTTGAAGACATTTTGAATAATATACTGACATTCATACCACCTGAAACGGGCATTGATTTGTACGTTGATGTGACAGAAGAGTTGATAAAAGAGCAACGATATGCTGAAGTCATCACTTTCTTGAGGCCACTTGTAGAAAGTACGACGTTCAACCCTCCACCCTATGTGTGGCTTTGTTATGCGGACTCTCATAGAGCGCTAGGTAAAATCCAAGAGGCCACGAAAGCATACTATACTGTTGTGCAATCAGCTCCAAATTGCTTTGATGCTCGTTTAACTTTGTCGGCCCTTttaaagaaagaaggaaaatacCAAGAAGCGTTAAAAGTTCTTGAGCAAGATGCTGAATGCGATCCCATTGATCCTAGGTTACTATATGAGCGTTGCTTGATGTTAAAGGGTGTGGGAGATCTGGAACAATATCTCGACGTTGGATACTTGATGCTTCTGAGGAATTCGATAAAGTTCCGTTCGAGGGATGAGCTGCACTCGGCTGCACTGTCAGGTAATCGTTGCCGGAAAGAGTTCATCAGAAATATACTTTCATCGCGTAAAGAAATAGATGGAGTAGATACTGAAGGTCCGGAATACATTGAGTCAGATGGGAACCTCACAATGGAAGATGAGTATGAGTTATTTAAGGACTTAATGCATACCGCATATGAACTTAAAAAATTCGGAACAATGGAGAAGTTTGCTTTCACAGCATTGATTTCACCGAATTTTCGCAAGAAACACAGTGAAATGGAGACTACAATATTATATTCAAGTATTTTCAATGATGATCCACAAATTGCATTCGAATATTTACGTTCACAGATTATTAAGAACTTGAACAACAATGCATACTGGAATTTGTACAGTTTGATACTTCAAAAGGGCGATGACGTACGCTACAGACGATTTTCAAGGCGTTTGCAAATGAGAGAAGCTGATCAACCTTTATTAAGGATCTTTGCTGCAAACTATTATCTTTTCACTGGATCCTACAAGTACGCATTAAACGAATACATGTCGGTTATGAGGAAGATATCAGATCCGCTAATTTTCTTGGCGATCAGTGTTATATTGAATCAGTTGTCTGGGcagaaaaatatatcaaaacgtCCGACAGCCCAAATGCATGCTACGACATTTATGAAAACCTACGGAAGAGAACGCATGAGCCCACATACAAGGCAGGAAATCTACTATAACATGGGCCGATTATATCATAGTGTTGGCCTACTACATGTTGCAGTAGACTATTATGAAAAAGGATTGGCAGTTGAAGAAAGTGATATGATAAAGGAGCACAGGGAAAAGTTGTCGTTGACTAGGGAAATCGCGTTCAATTTGCATCTTATATACAAAGCAGCAGGGAATTTCGTGATGGCTCGAAAAGTGATAAAGGATCATATAGTTATATAG